A stretch of the Staphylococcus sp. NRL 16/872 genome encodes the following:
- a CDS encoding HAD-IA family hydrolase, with protein MYKAVVFDFDGTIIDTEKHLFEIINKHLSDHQVEPVTLEFYRSHIGGHAQGLHDYLESQIGKEDKQKIYDEHNQTSHELEMIETIAKLMAYLKQHHIPMAIATSSYKKDILPTVQKLGLDEYIDIIVGREEVESVKPDPELYLTAVQQLNYSPAYCLAIEDSANGATGATNAGLDVIVNTNEMTEAQDFSSIPYIGKDLNFDEIISRFFEKDKE; from the coding sequence ATGTATAAAGCAGTCGTATTCGATTTCGATGGCACCATTATTGATACTGAAAAACACTTATTTGAAATCATTAATAAGCATTTATCGGATCATCAAGTTGAGCCTGTTACATTAGAATTTTACCGTAGTCATATTGGCGGGCATGCACAGGGATTGCATGATTATCTCGAAAGCCAAATAGGCAAAGAAGATAAACAAAAAATTTACGATGAACATAATCAAACAAGTCATGAACTGGAAATGATAGAAACAATCGCTAAGTTAATGGCATATTTAAAACAACATCATATCCCTATGGCGATAGCGACAAGCAGTTATAAAAAAGACATTCTACCAACTGTTCAAAAATTAGGGTTGGACGAATATATTGATATAATTGTTGGTCGTGAAGAGGTTGAATCGGTGAAACCAGATCCAGAATTATATTTAACTGCAGTACAACAACTCAATTATTCACCGGCATATTGTTTAGCTATTGAAGATTCAGCTAATGGCGCTACGGGTGCTACAAATGCAGGACTTGATGTGATTGTCAATACAAATGAAATGACTGAAGCGCAAGATTTTTCATCTATACCATACATTGGCAAAGATTTGAATTTTGACGAAATTATTTCTCGTTTTTTTGAAAAGGATAAGGAGTAA
- the murQ gene encoding N-acetylmuramic acid 6-phosphate etherase gives MEHLTTESRNLHTMHLDEMSISEALQTMNQEDQQVAQVVAQVLPQLRNVIEQTIQRFRSNGRLIYIGAGTSGRLGVLDAAECVPTFNTQPTEVVGIIAGGEQAMTEAVEGAEDNVEMGAKDLQDIHLTEKDIVVGISASGRTPYVKGALEYANTLNAMTVALSCNTNSDISKLAQFPLEVPVGPEVLTGSTRLKSGTAQKLVLNMISTLTMIGIGKVYDNLMVDVRPTNYKLEQRSIHIIEDICGLSYEEALNLYDRSDSNLKVAIVMNLCDTTKEDAKLRLLNHNGVIKQAIKS, from the coding sequence ATGGAACACTTAACAACAGAAAGCAGAAATCTACATACTATGCACTTAGATGAAATGTCTATCTCAGAAGCACTACAAACAATGAATCAAGAGGACCAACAAGTAGCGCAAGTTGTTGCACAAGTTTTACCTCAATTACGCAATGTTATTGAGCAAACAATACAACGCTTCCGTAGCAACGGTCGTCTTATCTATATCGGCGCAGGCACAAGTGGGCGCCTTGGCGTATTAGATGCTGCTGAATGTGTACCGACATTTAATACTCAACCTACTGAAGTAGTAGGTATCATTGCAGGTGGAGAACAAGCAATGACTGAAGCAGTAGAAGGCGCTGAAGATAACGTTGAGATGGGCGCTAAAGATTTGCAAGATATTCATTTAACTGAAAAAGACATTGTGGTTGGTATTTCAGCAAGTGGCCGTACGCCATATGTTAAAGGTGCACTAGAATATGCAAATACATTAAATGCCATGACAGTCGCATTATCATGTAATACCAATAGTGATATTAGCAAATTAGCGCAATTTCCTCTTGAAGTACCAGTTGGGCCTGAAGTATTAACTGGGTCAACTCGATTAAAGTCTGGTACAGCTCAAAAACTTGTTCTAAATATGATTTCTACATTAACAATGATTGGCATTGGAAAAGTGTATGATAACTTAATGGTTGATGTAAGACCAACAAATTATAAATTAGAGCAACGTTCTATTCATATTATTGAAGATATTTGTGGCCTGAGCTATGAGGAAGCTTTAAATTTATATGATCGTTCTGATTCTAATTTAAAAGTTGCCATTGTAATGAACTTATGTGATACCACTAAAGAAGACGCTAAATTAAGATTATTAAATCACAACGGAGTGATTAAGCAAGCTATCAAATCTTAA
- a CDS encoding PTS transporter subunit EIIC, translating to MNKKERLAHDILHAVGGIENVNNIIHCMTRVRLKIIDDNKIDYTELKKLDGVLGIVKDERLQIVVGPGTVNKVAQEMAKVSGTQLGEDITHASNHRQHIEQQAKDNKASYKNKRKQSKMNQILKTIANIFIPLIPAFIGAGLIGGIAALLNNFITAGTISADWVKQLVAVLNVIKDGMLAYLAIFTGFNAAKVFGATPGLGGVIGGTTLLTGITPEHPIKNIFTGEPLLAGQGGIIGVILAVWLLSLIEKRLHKVVPNSIDIIVTPTLSLLMIGLLTIFIIMPIAGFISDGLVNVVNWVIGVCGPFSGFIIGAFFLPLVMLGLHHIFTPIHIELINQSGATYLLPIAAMAGAGQVGAALALWIRCKKNTTLRNAIKGALPVGFLGIGEPLIYGVTLPLGRPFITACIGGGIGGAVIGAIGHIGATAIGPSGISLLPLIAHQKYLGYIIGLVSAYIGGFIFTYFFGTTKEMRNLDKLGD from the coding sequence ATGAACAAAAAAGAACGTCTCGCACATGATATTTTGCATGCTGTGGGTGGAATTGAAAATGTTAATAACATCATCCATTGTATGACACGTGTACGTTTAAAAATAATTGATGATAATAAAATTGATTACACTGAGTTAAAAAAGCTCGATGGTGTACTTGGAATTGTTAAAGATGAACGCCTTCAAATTGTGGTAGGTCCAGGTACTGTAAATAAAGTGGCGCAAGAAATGGCTAAAGTTAGCGGTACTCAGTTAGGTGAAGACATCACTCATGCTTCTAATCATCGACAACACATTGAACAACAAGCCAAAGACAACAAAGCTTCATATAAAAATAAGCGCAAACAAAGCAAAATGAACCAAATATTAAAAACGATTGCAAATATTTTTATTCCTTTAATTCCCGCTTTTATTGGCGCTGGCTTAATTGGAGGCATCGCTGCTCTTCTTAATAACTTCATCACTGCTGGTACGATATCTGCGGACTGGGTGAAACAACTGGTTGCGGTATTAAATGTAATTAAAGATGGGATGTTAGCATACTTAGCAATCTTTACTGGTTTCAATGCTGCCAAAGTCTTTGGAGCTACACCAGGTTTAGGTGGTGTTATCGGGGGTACCACATTACTAACAGGAATTACTCCAGAACATCCTATTAAAAATATTTTTACAGGTGAACCATTACTTGCTGGTCAAGGAGGCATTATCGGCGTAATCCTCGCTGTATGGTTACTAAGTTTAATTGAAAAAAGATTGCACAAAGTTGTTCCTAATTCAATTGATATTATCGTAACCCCTACCCTTTCACTTTTAATGATTGGTTTATTAACTATCTTTATCATTATGCCTATTGCCGGCTTTATTTCAGATGGTTTAGTAAACGTTGTCAATTGGGTAATTGGCGTATGTGGTCCATTTAGTGGTTTTATTATTGGTGCATTCTTCTTACCACTTGTTATGTTAGGATTGCATCATATTTTCACCCCTATCCATATTGAATTGATTAATCAATCAGGCGCTACGTATTTATTACCTATCGCCGCTATGGCTGGTGCTGGCCAAGTAGGTGCTGCACTTGCGCTATGGATAAGATGTAAAAAGAATACAACCTTACGTAATGCTATTAAAGGTGCTTTACCAGTCGGATTTTTAGGTATTGGTGAACCGCTTATTTATGGGGTAACGCTTCCTCTAGGACGTCCATTTATAACAGCATGTATTGGTGGCGGCATAGGAGGCGCAGTCATAGGTGCAATCGGCCACATTGGTGCTACCGCTATTGGACCTAGTGGTATTTCTTTATTACCATTAATTGCCCATCAAAAATACCTTGGCTATATCATTGGCCTAGTCTCTGCATATATAGGAGGATTTATATTCACATATTTCTTCGGTACGACTAAAGAAATGAGAAACTTAGACAAATTAGGTGATTAG
- a CDS encoding HTH domain-containing protein, giving the protein MNKQERQKQIILAIKQGHKVKASELAQQFDVSVRTITRDMAELEAKGVQLYTSKGKRGGYEIHNTEEGIQFTLNEQQIIALFLTLIESRSYSTLPYTESIETIINQCLNLSNVRLRHSLRHMNNYIKFEDTQDITLPKLFADILIYSNERHVMLIDFQKDNTFIAENVIFIGLLCRNGTWLAIIYEIGSGCTRELPVLDIYDISYSFEKTIKTYDITIDNYTEFLNPVEEDD; this is encoded by the coding sequence TTGAATAAACAAGAAAGACAAAAACAAATTATTTTAGCTATAAAACAAGGACATAAAGTCAAAGCTTCCGAATTAGCTCAACAATTTGATGTTTCAGTGCGTACGATTACTCGAGATATGGCAGAATTAGAAGCGAAAGGGGTTCAACTATACACTTCTAAAGGTAAACGTGGAGGCTATGAGATCCATAACACTGAAGAAGGTATCCAATTCACTTTAAATGAACAACAGATCATTGCCTTATTTTTAACTTTAATTGAAAGTAGATCTTATTCAACATTGCCATACACTGAGTCGATCGAAACGATTATTAATCAATGTCTTAATTTGTCTAACGTCCGACTACGTCATTCACTAAGACATATGAATAATTACATCAAATTCGAAGACACACAGGATATTACATTACCTAAATTGTTTGCAGACATTTTAATTTATAGTAATGAACGTCACGTGATGCTTATTGATTTTCAAAAGGATAATACGTTTATCGCTGAAAATGTTATCTTTATTGGCTTACTTTGTCGCAACGGCACATGGTTAGCTATCATTTATGAAATAGGTTCTGGTTGCACGCGCGAATTACCAGTACTTGATATATACGATATTTCTTATTCTTTTGAAAAAACGATTAAAACTTATGATATTACTATTGATAACTATACTGAATTTTTAAATCCAGTCGAGGAAGACGACTAG
- a CDS encoding alpha-glucoside-specific PTS transporter subunit IIBC, protein MNAIKRFGSAMIVPVLMFAFFGIVLGFATLFKNPTIMGGLADQHTFWFKFWSVIESGGWVIFNHMEIVFVVGLPLSLAKKAPGHAALAALMGYLMFNTFINAILTQWPHTFGANLEKGVENVTGLKAIAGIPTLDTNILGGIIISAIVTWIHNRYYSKKLPEMLGVFQGLTFVVTISFFVMLPIAAITCVVWPTIQSGIESMQHFIIASGYIGVWLYHFLERVLIPTGLHHFIYAPIEVGPVVAKDGLKAEWFRHLNQFAESSKPLKDQFHYGFMLQGNGKVFGAIGIALAMYSTTPKENRKKVAALLVPATLTAVVVGITEPLEFTFLFIAPYLFVIHALLAATMDTIMYAFGVVGNMGGGLLDFIATNWIPLGQNHWMTYVAQVIIGLIFSAIYFFVFRFLILKFDIPLPGRRAEEEVKLFSKKDYKEKKGEGNTDNSGFTPSNEYEAKAHYYLEGLGGKENIKDVTNCTTRLRLTVNDESKVEDSGYFTHDQMAHGLVKSGKNVQVVVGMTVPQVREAFEHLVYDENDKK, encoded by the coding sequence ATGAATGCGATTAAACGTTTTGGGAGCGCAATGATCGTTCCCGTATTAATGTTTGCATTTTTTGGGATTGTATTAGGATTTGCGACATTATTTAAAAACCCAACAATTATGGGTGGGTTAGCTGATCAACATACATTCTGGTTCAAATTCTGGTCAGTGATTGAATCAGGTGGTTGGGTCATCTTTAATCACATGGAAATCGTCTTCGTGGTCGGTTTACCATTATCATTAGCCAAAAAAGCACCAGGACATGCGGCATTAGCAGCATTAATGGGATATTTAATGTTCAACACATTTATCAACGCAATTTTAACTCAATGGCCACATACATTCGGTGCTAACTTAGAAAAAGGTGTTGAAAATGTAACTGGATTAAAAGCAATTGCTGGTATTCCAACATTGGATACAAATATTTTAGGCGGTATCATTATTTCAGCTATAGTGACTTGGATACATAATAGATATTACAGCAAAAAATTACCTGAAATGTTAGGCGTATTCCAAGGTTTAACATTTGTAGTAACGATTTCATTCTTTGTGATGTTACCAATTGCTGCGATTACTTGTGTTGTATGGCCAACAATTCAAAGTGGTATTGAATCAATGCAACACTTTATTATCGCATCAGGTTATATCGGTGTATGGTTATATCATTTCTTAGAACGTGTATTAATTCCAACTGGATTACATCACTTTATTTACGCACCAATCGAGGTTGGACCAGTGGTAGCTAAAGATGGCTTAAAAGCAGAATGGTTCAGACATTTAAATCAATTTGCTGAAAGTAGCAAACCACTAAAAGATCAATTCCATTATGGATTCATGTTACAAGGTAACGGTAAAGTATTCGGTGCTATTGGTATTGCTTTAGCAATGTACTCAACGACACCTAAAGAAAATCGTAAGAAAGTGGCAGCATTATTAGTACCTGCAACTTTAACTGCTGTAGTAGTAGGTATTACTGAACCTTTAGAATTTACGTTCTTATTCATCGCACCATATTTATTTGTTATTCACGCTTTATTAGCAGCAACAATGGATACAATTATGTATGCATTTGGCGTTGTAGGGAACATGGGTGGCGGTTTATTAGATTTCATCGCTACTAACTGGATTCCATTGGGCCAAAATCACTGGATGACGTATGTAGCCCAAGTAATTATTGGTTTAATTTTCTCAGCAATTTACTTCTTTGTATTTAGATTCTTAATCTTAAAATTCGACATTCCATTACCAGGTCGTCGTGCTGAAGAAGAAGTGAAATTATTCTCTAAAAAAGATTATAAAGAGAAAAAAGGTGAAGGAAACACTGATAATTCAGGTTTCACTCCAAGCAATGAATATGAAGCGAAAGCACATTACTATTTAGAAGGTTTAGGCGGAAAAGAAAATATTAAAGATGTAACGAACTGTACAACACGTTTACGTTTAACAGTTAATGATGAATCTAAAGTAGAAGATAGTGGCTACTTCACACATGATCAAATGGCCCACGGCTTAGTGAAAAGTGGTAAGAATGTGCAAGTCGTAGTCGGTATGACCGTGCCACAAGTACGTGAGGCATTCGAACATCTTGTTTACGATGAAAATGATAAAAAATAA
- a CDS encoding amino acid permease yields the protein MDNNELHRGLSARQIRMIALGGTIGVGLFMGATSTIKWTGPSVIFAYLIAGIFLFLIMRAMGEMIYLNPTTGSFATFASDYIHPAAGYMTAWSNIFQWIVVGMSEVIAVGEYMNYWFPNLPGWIPGVIAVLLLLAANLTSVKAFGEFEFWFAMIKVVTILLMIIAGLGLIFFGIGNGGHPIGISNLWSHGGFMPNGFVGFFFALSIVIGSYQGVELIGITAGETKDPQKNIKSAVNGVIWRILIFYIGAIFVIVSIYPWDQLGNIGSPFVATFAKIGITFAAGLINFVVLTAALSGCNSGIFSASRMIYTLAHKGQMPKIFTRVMKNGVPFYPVLAIAIGILIGALLNVILPLFVKGADSIFVYVYSASILPGMIPWFMILISHIRFRQLHPEKVEGHPFKMPGGVPASIITIIFLLVVLVGMLFNKDTVVSVIIGIIFLAGVTVYYFVRGHHKNDVSRKVK from the coding sequence ATGGATAACAATGAATTACATAGGGGGCTAAGTGCACGTCAAATTAGAATGATAGCGCTTGGTGGGACTATCGGTGTTGGTTTATTTATGGGAGCAACTAGTACAATAAAATGGACTGGTCCTTCAGTTATCTTTGCGTATTTAATCGCAGGTATCTTTTTATTTTTAATCATGAGAGCAATGGGGGAAATGATTTACTTAAATCCAACAACTGGATCTTTCGCGACATTCGCAAGTGATTATATCCATCCAGCAGCTGGTTACATGACAGCATGGAGTAATATATTCCAGTGGATTGTAGTAGGTATGAGTGAAGTTATTGCCGTTGGTGAATACATGAACTATTGGTTCCCGAATTTACCAGGTTGGATTCCAGGTGTTATTGCAGTATTACTTTTATTAGCAGCAAACTTAACATCTGTAAAGGCATTCGGTGAATTTGAATTCTGGTTCGCAATGATTAAAGTAGTAACAATCTTATTAATGATTATTGCAGGTTTGGGTTTAATCTTCTTTGGTATTGGTAACGGTGGCCATCCAATTGGTATTTCTAATTTATGGTCTCACGGTGGCTTCATGCCAAACGGTTTCGTAGGATTCTTCTTTGCATTATCAATCGTTATTGGTTCATACCAGGGTGTAGAATTAATCGGTATTACAGCAGGTGAAACTAAAGATCCTCAAAAGAATATTAAAAGTGCGGTTAACGGTGTTATCTGGCGTATTTTAATCTTCTATATCGGTGCTATCTTTGTAATTGTTTCTATTTACCCTTGGGATCAATTAGGAAACATTGGTAGTCCATTTGTTGCAACATTTGCTAAAATTGGTATTACTTTCGCTGCAGGTTTAATCAACTTTGTAGTATTAACAGCTGCATTATCAGGATGTAACTCAGGTATCTTCAGTGCGAGTCGTATGATTTATACATTAGCTCATAAAGGTCAAATGCCTAAAATCTTCACTCGCGTTATGAAAAATGGTGTACCATTCTACCCGGTATTAGCCATTGCAATTGGTATCTTAATTGGTGCATTATTAAATGTTATTCTTCCTTTATTCGTTAAAGGTGCAGACAGCATTTTCGTATATGTATACAGTGCTTCAATTTTACCAGGTATGATTCCTTGGTTTATGATTTTAATTAGTCATATTCGTTTCAGACAATTACATCCTGAAAAAGTTGAAGGACATCCATTCAAAATGCCTGGTGGTGTTCCAGCAAGTATCATTACAATTATTTTCTTATTAGTCGTACTTGTAGGTATGTTATTTAATAAAGATACAGTCGTATCTGTTATTATCGGTATCATTTTCTTAGCAGGCGTAACAGTTTACTATTTCGTCCGTGGACACCATAAAAATGATGTTTCACGCAAAGTTAAATAA
- a CDS encoding MurR/RpiR family transcriptional regulator yields the protein MLLDERVNANFDKLNDNDLQIAHFVNTHINKCKTLKIHELSQYTHASNATIHRFTRKLGFDGYSDFKSYLKFESESLSQLPTDSMDAFKQEIETTFNYLDRVDYNLLTDKINHASTVYLYGTGRAQKNVAEEAQRILLTMHKNIIVLHDEHEIKMVLNRSIDEDLFFIISLSGETSQLTDVTNLLQLRQKYFISVTTMKDNTLAQHANYNVYVASNTFYLYDGTDYSSFINYHIFFETLLRKYNERKEKGELS from the coding sequence GTGCTATTAGATGAAAGAGTAAATGCCAATTTTGATAAATTAAATGATAATGACCTCCAAATTGCACATTTCGTTAATACTCATATTAATAAATGTAAGACATTAAAAATTCACGAACTTTCGCAATATACGCATGCATCTAATGCAACGATTCATCGCTTTACTCGTAAACTGGGGTTCGATGGCTATAGTGATTTCAAGTCCTATTTAAAATTTGAAAGCGAATCTTTAAGTCAATTACCAACGGATTCGATGGATGCTTTCAAACAAGAAATTGAAACGACTTTTAATTATCTCGATCGTGTGGATTATAATTTGTTAACAGACAAAATTAATCACGCCTCTACTGTCTATTTGTATGGAACCGGGCGTGCACAGAAAAATGTAGCCGAAGAAGCTCAACGTATTTTATTAACAATGCATAAAAATATTATTGTATTACATGATGAACATGAGATTAAAATGGTACTTAATCGCTCAATAGATGAAGATTTGTTCTTTATTATTTCTTTATCTGGTGAAACATCTCAGCTTACTGACGTAACGAATTTACTTCAACTTCGTCAAAAATATTTTATCTCTGTGACCACTATGAAAGATAATACACTTGCACAACATGCCAATTATAATGTTTATGTGGCGAGTAATACATTTTATTTATACGATGGCACAGATTATTCAAGTTTCATTAATTACCATATTTTCTTTGAAACATTATTACGTAAATATAATGAACGTAAAGAGAAAGGCGAATTATCTTAA
- a CDS encoding MurR/RpiR family transcriptional regulator, whose amino-acid sequence MTNILYIIDENYSSFSKNEKKLSRFILNSPHALLRMTNQEVAEELNISVSTLNRFSQKLMNTSFQVLRDELQTLFPKQMTPYNIELVNDESVETLKKKLKARAEEALKKSARFTDDATIDKICDKFKQSETIFIFGYGASFVCATDLYQKLSRIGLNIQLIQETHLFTTMLSTHSAKDCVVFITNNGEQSELQAMVKVVSDYHIPIIAITSSDNNPIARQSDLVLTYGHSDENEIRMGATTSLFAQLFTIDLLFYRYIALNYQSSLDFITQSKMALDNYRKHLSNIEFKH is encoded by the coding sequence ATGACAAATATTTTATATATCATTGATGAGAATTATAGTTCATTTTCTAAAAATGAGAAAAAACTATCACGCTTCATATTAAATTCACCGCATGCTCTATTACGTATGACCAATCAAGAAGTTGCTGAAGAATTAAACATTAGTGTGTCAACGTTAAATCGATTTAGTCAGAAATTAATGAATACAAGCTTTCAAGTACTTAGAGACGAGTTACAAACATTATTTCCAAAACAAATGACACCTTATAATATCGAACTTGTGAACGATGAATCTGTTGAAACTTTGAAAAAGAAGCTTAAGGCTCGTGCAGAAGAAGCTTTAAAGAAAAGCGCGAGGTTTACAGACGATGCCACTATAGATAAGATTTGCGATAAATTTAAACAATCAGAAACAATTTTTATCTTTGGATATGGTGCTTCATTTGTTTGTGCTACTGACTTATATCAAAAATTGTCACGCATCGGATTAAATATTCAACTTATTCAAGAAACACATTTGTTTACTACAATGTTATCTACACATAGTGCGAAAGACTGTGTCGTCTTTATTACTAATAATGGTGAACAAAGCGAATTACAAGCAATGGTAAAAGTTGTTTCAGATTATCATATACCTATTATTGCCATTACAAGTTCTGATAATAACCCCATAGCGCGTCAATCTGATCTTGTGTTAACTTACGGTCACTCTGATGAGAATGAAATACGCATGGGTGCAACGACTTCTTTATTTGCTCAATTGTTTACTATTGATCTTTTATTTTACCGCTACATTGCGTTAAATTATCAGTCTTCATTGGACTTCATTACTCAATCAAAAATGGCATTAGATAACTATAGAAAACATTTATCAAATATAGAATTTAAACATTAA
- a CDS encoding MupG family TIM beta-alpha barrel fold protein, with amino-acid sequence MLGFSVYLGEPLNKDYILKMIGKGYRYIFTSLQIPEENEETKLTYLGELCQLLQNTSVTYIIDIHPSLLNQQLYSFLQQYPNGDFVIRIDDHLNMALIHELYTHNLKCCLNASTITSDILNSIYTQEHLPEILYCHNYYPRPDTGLSLSSVQERNQLITQYDEDAQIIAFIPGTTLRGPLFKGLPTIEHHRYTPTLLAAHSLLTIGIQHIMIGDLAISDDKANALAQMILHRHFVITVSSYSSAYAELIFRTHTSRIDTPEHLIRSKDSRTINHLTIEPDHHHDYVRKKGTITIDNLLNKRYEGELQMIKSELPSHPNMNHVATVSSKDLYILDLIQPGDTFDLISEKENCLWNT; translated from the coding sequence ATGTTAGGTTTCTCAGTGTACTTAGGTGAACCATTAAATAAAGACTATATCTTAAAAATGATAGGCAAAGGTTACCGTTATATATTTACATCTTTACAAATTCCTGAGGAGAATGAAGAAACGAAGTTGACATATCTGGGAGAATTATGTCAGTTATTACAGAATACATCTGTAACTTACATTATTGATATCCATCCTTCTTTACTTAATCAACAACTTTACAGTTTTTTACAACAGTATCCAAATGGGGATTTTGTGATCAGAATAGATGACCATTTAAATATGGCTCTAATCCATGAACTTTACACACATAATTTGAAATGTTGTTTAAATGCTAGCACGATTACTTCAGATATACTTAATTCAATTTACACGCAAGAACATTTACCTGAAATATTATACTGCCATAATTATTATCCGAGACCAGATACTGGTCTATCTTTGAGTAGCGTACAAGAACGTAATCAATTAATTACTCAATATGATGAGGATGCGCAGATTATCGCTTTTATCCCAGGTACCACATTAAGAGGACCTTTATTCAAAGGTTTACCTACTATCGAACATCATAGATACACACCTACATTATTAGCTGCACATTCATTACTTACTATCGGTATCCAGCACATTATGATTGGCGATTTAGCCATTAGCGATGATAAAGCTAATGCCTTAGCACAAATGATACTTCATCGCCATTTTGTTATTACCGTTTCATCTTATTCTTCTGCCTATGCAGAACTCATATTTAGAACTCATACATCGCGTATCGATACACCGGAGCATCTTATTCGTTCCAAAGATTCGAGAACGATAAACCATCTTACTATTGAACCAGATCATCACCATGACTATGTGCGCAAGAAAGGTACAATTACAATCGATAACCTTTTAAATAAGCGCTATGAAGGTGAACTTCAAATGATTAAATCAGAGTTACCGAGTCATCCCAACATGAATCATGTTGCTACTGTTTCATCTAAAGATTTATATATTCTTGATTTGATTCAACCTGGCGACACATTTGACCTTATTTCTGAAAAGGAGAACTGTCTATGGAACACTTAA
- a CDS encoding bile acid:sodium symporter family protein: MLTKMSQFATKTFLIWMFIAAIIGFMFPKQLAPLGSTVPWLLGVVMLRMGMTINPKDFKLIFQTPRSVIIGVILQFAIMPSLAYIIVKIFQLPPELAIGVILVGCCPGGTSSNVMSYLANANVALSVAITSVSTLLAPFVTPALIYLFAHEWLNVSFISMLWSVIQVVLLPIILGIILQLLFKRMTKKASEALPIISVIAISLILAAVVGGNKTHILQTGALIFLVVILHNVCGYILGYALANLLKLDRKDKKAVSIEVGMQNSGLAVSLATVHFSPLAAVPGAVFSFVHNISGPILAKYWSKR; the protein is encoded by the coding sequence ATGTTAACCAAAATGAGTCAATTTGCGACAAAAACGTTTTTAATTTGGATGTTTATTGCAGCAATTATAGGATTTATGTTTCCAAAGCAATTAGCACCATTAGGATCAACGGTACCTTGGCTATTAGGAGTTGTAATGTTAAGGATGGGAATGACAATAAATCCTAAAGACTTTAAATTAATCTTTCAAACTCCTAGATCAGTCATTATTGGGGTAATATTGCAGTTTGCTATTATGCCAAGCTTGGCATATATCATTGTCAAAATTTTTCAATTACCACCTGAACTAGCTATTGGAGTAATATTAGTAGGATGCTGTCCGGGAGGAACTTCTAGTAATGTTATGAGTTATTTAGCTAATGCCAATGTAGCACTATCTGTAGCTATCACTAGTGTGTCAACTTTATTAGCACCTTTCGTTACGCCGGCTTTAATTTATCTATTTGCCCATGAGTGGTTAAATGTTTCCTTCATAAGTATGCTTTGGTCAGTTATACAAGTAGTACTTCTCCCAATAATACTTGGAATTATTTTACAATTACTTTTTAAACGTATGACTAAGAAAGCTTCTGAAGCATTGCCAATTATCTCTGTGATAGCTATTTCTCTCATTTTAGCAGCAGTTGTGGGAGGTAATAAAACGCACATTCTTCAAACGGGAGCTTTGATTTTCTTAGTAGTGATTTTACATAATGTGTGTGGCTATATCTTGGGTTATGCCTTAGCGAATCTCTTAAAGCTTGACCGTAAAGATAAAAAAGCTGTGTCAATTGAGGTAGGTATGCAAAATTCAGGACTTGCGGTCTCACTCGCAACAGTTCACTTTAGTCCTTTAGCAGCTGTACCTGGAGCTGTGTTTAGTTTCGTTCATAATATATCAGGACCTATTTTAGCTAAGTACTGGTCTAAACGTTAA